One stretch of Rhodohalobacter mucosus DNA includes these proteins:
- a CDS encoding c-type cytochrome, giving the protein MTALSIIAILAFTACGGADESSDRGDSTANQSTSGLTDFEMEHGIGPVNEVVELGELDTSLAEEGKAIFNAKCTACHKPTERYIGPAVGEVLERRSATYTMNMIMNPDEMTKKHPEGRKMMQEYMSPMPYQNVTIEEARAIVEYFRTIEMPEKEN; this is encoded by the coding sequence ATGACAGCACTATCAATCATCGCCATCCTCGCATTTACTGCCTGCGGAGGGGCTGATGAAAGCAGCGATAGAGGTGATAGTACAGCAAACCAAAGCACAAGCGGACTAACTGATTTTGAAATGGAGCACGGCATAGGCCCAGTCAACGAAGTGGTGGAACTTGGTGAGCTGGACACCAGCCTGGCAGAGGAAGGCAAAGCCATATTTAATGCCAAATGTACGGCATGCCACAAGCCTACAGAAAGATATATCGGTCCTGCGGTTGGTGAAGTGCTTGAAAGAAGATCAGCCACATACACAATGAACATGATCATGAATCCTGACGAAATGACCAAAAAGCATCCTGAAGGCAGGAAAATGATGCAGGAATACATGTCGCCAATGCCCTATCAGAATGTAACCATAGAAGAAGCGAGGGCAATAGTTGAGTACTTCAGAACAATCGAAATGCCCGAAAAGGAAAATTAA
- a CDS encoding RrF2 family transcriptional regulator — protein sequence MILSKSSIYGLRASVLLAGRGESGYTNIRELSDDLGLSFYFLTKVLQRLTAAGIVESCKGPKGGVRLKGNPGDISFMDIIVAIEGDLDLNECLLGLSNCGDLSPCRFHGKWSGLKKEILELLRETRLINTYKTGREIPDAKTVADLIRK from the coding sequence ATGATTTTATCCAAGTCGAGCATCTACGGACTCCGGGCTTCGGTTTTACTGGCTGGGAGGGGAGAGAGCGGCTACACAAACATCAGGGAACTCAGTGATGATCTGGGCCTCTCATTCTACTTCCTTACCAAGGTGCTTCAGCGGCTTACGGCTGCGGGAATCGTAGAATCCTGCAAAGGGCCAAAGGGAGGAGTCAGGTTAAAGGGAAATCCGGGTGACATTTCATTCATGGATATTATTGTTGCCATCGAGGGGGATCTGGACCTGAATGAATGCCTGCTGGGGCTGAGCAATTGCGGAGATCTTAGCCCCTGCAGGTTTCACGGAAAGTGGAGCGGTTTAAAGAAAGAGATTCTTGAACTGCTCAGAGAAACCAGACTTATAAATACCTACAAGACGGGTAGGGAAATTCCTGATGCTAAAACAGTAGCAGACCTTATAAGAAAATGA
- the nosZ gene encoding Sec-dependent nitrous-oxide reductase, with product MKPIDNKKRRTWWAVPFIAIIGLTLYGCPSQQNLAGSSDAAQKVYVAPGEHDEFYGMFSGGYSGQMTVYGLPSGRHLYTIPVFSQAPVSGYGYSEETKPMLQTTHGFIPWDDAHHPEMSQTDGVPDGRWIFINANNTPRVARIDFANFQTAEIIEIPNAAGNHASPFVTTNTEYISAATRFSIPMDEETLENQDVSISSYAENFKGTLSFIKVGEEGEMNIDFQILVPGFNYDLSHAGKGPSADWSFFTSYNTEEAHTLLERNASRNDKDFIAAVNWRKAAELVANGEGREIPAPHYRNYMDHNEQRAKSELVETVTVIDPIENPGIIYYLPTPKSPHGVDVDPSGRYIIGGGKLSSVLPVHSFEKMIEAIENEDFEGEVDGIPVLNYDSVIHAEVENAGIGTLHTEFDGKGYAYTTAFISSEVVKWSLETFEVVDRIDTYYSPGHLMIPGGDSMQPEGKYLVALNKITKDRYLPTGPELFHSAQLIDISGDKMELLLDFPTDGEPHYAQGIAADIVKERQIRFYQLEENNHPAATKTEADTRVERDGNNVHVYMTTIRSHFAPDNIEGIKVGDKVYFHVTNLEQDWDVPHGFAMLGARTAELLIMPGETRTLVWEPQKPGVYPFYCTDFCSALHQEMQGYARVSPAGSNVPISYGTGN from the coding sequence ATGAAACCAATAGATAACAAAAAAAGGCGTACATGGTGGGCAGTGCCTTTTATTGCGATAATCGGATTAACACTTTATGGCTGTCCATCACAGCAAAATTTGGCGGGTTCATCTGACGCGGCCCAAAAGGTTTATGTAGCCCCCGGAGAACACGATGAATTCTATGGCATGTTTTCGGGCGGTTATAGTGGTCAGATGACCGTTTACGGTTTGCCATCAGGCCGTCATCTCTATACTATACCGGTCTTTTCGCAGGCCCCGGTGAGCGGTTACGGCTATTCTGAAGAGACCAAGCCGATGCTTCAGACCACTCATGGATTTATTCCCTGGGATGATGCCCATCACCCTGAGATGTCGCAAACTGACGGTGTGCCTGACGGTCGATGGATATTTATAAATGCAAACAATACACCGAGGGTAGCCCGGATTGACTTTGCCAACTTCCAGACCGCGGAGATCATTGAGATTCCCAATGCAGCCGGCAATCACGCCTCTCCATTTGTTACGACCAATACCGAGTATATCTCAGCTGCTACCCGGTTTAGCATTCCAATGGATGAGGAGACTCTGGAAAATCAGGATGTCAGCATCTCTTCGTATGCAGAAAACTTCAAGGGAACACTCTCATTTATTAAAGTGGGCGAAGAGGGTGAGATGAATATTGATTTCCAGATTCTGGTACCCGGTTTTAACTATGACCTTTCTCATGCAGGTAAGGGTCCATCGGCCGACTGGTCGTTCTTTACGAGCTACAATACGGAAGAGGCTCACACCCTGCTTGAAAGAAATGCGTCCAGAAATGACAAGGACTTTATTGCAGCTGTTAACTGGCGAAAAGCTGCCGAACTGGTGGCAAATGGTGAAGGCAGGGAAATTCCGGCCCCCCACTATCGCAATTATATGGATCACAATGAACAGCGTGCAAAATCTGAACTGGTTGAAACGGTGACGGTGATCGATCCGATCGAAAACCCGGGTATTATCTACTACCTGCCAACACCCAAATCTCCGCACGGCGTGGATGTGGATCCCAGCGGTCGTTACATAATTGGCGGTGGAAAACTCTCATCCGTTCTGCCAGTGCACTCTTTTGAAAAAATGATTGAGGCTATAGAAAATGAAGATTTCGAAGGCGAAGTCGATGGCATTCCGGTATTGAATTATGATTCCGTAATTCACGCGGAAGTGGAAAATGCAGGTATTGGTACTCTTCATACGGAATTCGATGGTAAAGGCTACGCCTACACCACGGCATTTATCTCATCCGAGGTTGTGAAATGGAGCCTGGAAACTTTCGAGGTCGTTGACCGGATCGATACCTACTATTCTCCCGGTCACCTGATGATACCCGGCGGAGACAGCATGCAACCGGAAGGAAAATACTTGGTGGCACTGAATAAAATCACCAAAGACCGCTATCTGCCAACCGGTCCCGAACTGTTTCACTCAGCGCAGCTTATCGACATCAGCGGCGATAAAATGGAGCTGCTTCTTGATTTTCCGACAGACGGTGAACCTCATTATGCTCAGGGTATCGCAGCGGATATCGTAAAAGAGAGACAAATCAGGTTTTATCAGCTCGAAGAGAACAATCACCCTGCAGCAACCAAAACAGAAGCCGATACCAGGGTGGAGCGTGATGGCAACAATGTTCATGTATATATGACCACAATTCGCAGCCACTTTGCACCAGACAATATTGAAGGTATTAAAGTGGGTGATAAGGTCTATTTCCATGTAACCAACCTTGAGCAGGACTGGGATGTGCCTCACGGATTTGCCATGCTTGGTGCCCGAACAGCTGAGTTGCTGATTATGCCGGGCGAGACCAGGACACTTGTCTGGGAACCGCAAAAACCGGGTGTTTATCCTTTCTACTGCACCGACTTCTGCTCAGCTCTTCACCAGGAGATGCAGGGATATGCACGGGTGTCTCCGGCAGGATCAAATGTTCCGATTAGCTATGGTACAGGAAATTAA